The window AAATCTCCTTTATTCATATGTTCGTAGGCACGGTGTACAATTAGTAAACGATTAAGTTCAATAAGTGGATATGGATTATCATCAACACGTAAATCTACTTTTTTGTCTTGCCATTCCGGAACTTTTTCCGGACCTACAACTAATAATGCAGCTGATTGTCTGCCTCTTATATCGCCTCCGGCTTCTTGAGCAGCCATTAGTACTTTTACAACTCTTTCTGCCAAAGGTAAATGAGCATTTTCTAAGAAAGCTTTTTCCATAGCTGGAACAACTTTATCGTTCAACATCATATTGGCTTGAACTGCAAAATTATTGCCAACAATATGGTGGGCAGACTGAACACATTTGGTGCCCGTATATGAAAAAACAGAACCATTTACATCTAACAATGCGAGTTGTCTGAAATCCCGACCTTCGTCTGATTCAATAAGCTGATTTAAAGCCTCTTTTGCAGAAATCCCGTTTTCCATTAATTTTAATCCTTTAGGTCCAAAAGCAGGATTTATAAAGGATTGAGTAGCTACAACACCAACACCGGATTTTCCCCAACTGACTAATGTGCCAACAGAAAACCAGTGACTTTGAACACCAACAGCCATTTCTCCCGTAGCAGTGTCACGAGCTACTATAGAAAATGTGTGGGCAAAGGGCTCCGTACTTTTATAGGTTTGGGCATTTAAACTTAAAAAGCTAATAAAGTAGATGGATATAAAAAGGATAATTTGTCTCATTATTTGTTGGATTAATGTTAATTTAAAGCAAATTCAACGGCTTTCTCGGCATGAATTTTTGTTGTGTCAAAAATGGGAATTGGACTGTCCTTTTGTTTGATAAGCAAAGGAATTTCTGTACAACCCAAAATAACACCTTCAGCTCCTTGATCTTTTAGTTTTTTGATTATGTCCTGATATTTTTTGCGAGATTCATCTTTGATATTTCCGAGGATGAGTTCATTATAAATAATATCATGAATTATTTGCCTATCAGTTTCGTTAGGTGTTATCACTTTAAGCCAGTGTTCTTCTTCTAAACGACCTTTATAAAAGTCTTGGGTCATAGTGAAGTTTGTTCCCAATAAGCCAATTTTTTTTATGCCTTTTTCTTTTATTTTTTCTGCTGTTGCATCGGCAATATGTAAAATAGGTATCGATATTTTTTCTTTTATTTCGGGAACCATTTTATGCATAGTATTGGTGCATATTATTAGAAAATCAGCTCCCGCTTTCTCGACTTTCTGAGCGGCATCAATCATAATTTCTGTTAGTTTATTCCAATCTTCAGCATGTTGAAGTGTTTCCATCTCGTGAAATTCTACAGAATACATCACGCTTTTTGCAGAATATGTACCGCCAAGAGTTTCTCTTACTTTTTCATTAATCAGTTGATAATAAACGGCAGATGATTCCCAGCTCATTCCACCTAATAATCCTATGGTTTTCATGTGTTTTATTTGTGTTGTTTAATCTTTTGCCTCAAAGATATAAGATTTATTTGTTTGGTTTAAGATTATATAGCATCGAAAAGCGTATGCTTTGGTAATTAGAATCTTTCATTCCATACTGGAAACGGATTTTGTAGTTCACTGTACTTTTTAGTTTGCTTTGAATATCAATACGATATACTTGTGGATGATCGCCATTGTCTAAATAGCCGGAAAATCCTCCAAAATTTTGATTGATACTAAAGTGTTTCGATTCTAAATTCGCACCAAGACCATAAATTACAGCATCATTCTGAAAGTGATCGGGGAGATTGGTTTGCCAAGCATAAAAGCCAAGCATTCCATAAAATCGTAGTTTAGTTTCCGGTGATAATGCAAATGATTTCCCAAAACTAAGATCGAAATAATAGCCAGGGGAATCTGAAAAACGAGCTGCTCCATATTGATTTCCTGAAGCTGTTTTGATATTTATGCTGAGTAAAATATCGGGTAAGATTTTGTGATTCTTTAGTAATTGAATATGTGTGCCAATATATAAATCGCCTATTGCAACTCCCTGACCATCATAATCTGTAGAGCTTCTTTGAGCGCGGGTAAAGGCATCGTATTCATAAATTTCAAAAGGAACTATAAATAATTGAATCCCGACTTTTTTATTCTTAAAAGGAATAAATAAACGGGTGAAAAGATTTAGTGTTTGTTCGTGCTCATTAAAATGACCTTCGGCAGCAGTTTCAAAAGTTAAGGACTTTTCAATAATTCCCGTTTTAATTTCAGGGACAGGAAAAGCATTAGGTCCCATAAAACCGGGCGAAAGAGTGAGGTATCTTTCCCAAGGTGTAATTCTATCCCAATTATTTTCATTATTCCACCACGTACCTTGAGCAAAACTGTAGTGGCTCAGCATCAAGAAAAGAAAGAAGAGGGGGGCGATTCTTTTCATGATTTAAAATTGTAGATTAGTGAAAGACGAATAGAACGAAAATTATAATCTTGTATTCCATGCTCAAATCGTAAGCGGAGATTAAGTTTTTTATTGCGCTTAGTTTGGATACTTGAACGTAGAACAATAGGCCGGTCTCCATTGTTTAAATAACCGTAAAAACCACCAATTTCATTACTTAAAGTGAATAAAGCTGAATGAAGTTGGAATCCAGCACCAAAAAGTATAGCATCATCTTGCATATGATCGGCTAAATTGGTTTGCCAAACGTAGAACCCCAACATAGCATAAACTCTTATAGATTGAATATGTTGATTTTTAAAAGCGTATGTTTTTCCTGCACTTAGATTAAAATAATAGCCCGGAGCATCAGCAAATCGGGCAGAGCCAAATTCATTTCCAGAGGCCGTTCGAAGGTTAATACCTAATAATAAATCCGGCCATTTTGGATGGCCTTTTAGTAACTGAATCTGAGTGCCAATATATAAGTCACCGGATGCATGTCCTTTTCCTTCATAATTTCTTGAGAAACGTTCATCACGAATTAGAGTGTCGTGTGAGAAAAATTCAATAGGAACCATCCATAGTTGTAGTCCAACCTTGCCTTTTAAAAGTGGAATAAAAAATTTTGTGAATAGATTATTTGTTTGTTCGTGCGAATTATAATGTCCCTCAAAAGCAGTTTCTACTTGCAAATCCGACTGAAGCAGTCCTTGGTTGATATCGGGAATGGGAAAAGCGTTTGGGCCAAAATAAGCAGGCGACATAATCAAATAGCGTTGCCATGGAGTAACACCATCGTGCTGGTGAATTTTGTACCACCACCAATGCTCATTCTGTGCTTGAGTAAAGCTGCTGACAATTAAAAAAAAGAAAACAAAAAGTTTTGTTTTCAACATAGAGCAAAGTAAAATTTTAGTCCGATAAAAATACTAAACTTCTTCTATTTATGCTTTATAGTTGCTTAATTTTATAAAAGCTTTGAGCTGTTTGGCTTTGTTTCTAATTTCAATTTTGTTCATTTTTGGTTATGTTCTGCAACTACTGGTGTTTGTGCAGGGCGAAAATATCCAAATGTTTCTAATAAGAAGATAGGAATTGTTAATGATCTAAACGTCGTTTTTTTACGTATCCACCTTTAGTAGCGTTTATGCTGCTGTATATAATAAATGCACCGGGATCAATTTTATCAATTTCTCTTTCCAGTTCAGCAATTTCTAATCGAGTAACAACAGTATAAATAATATCTGTTTGTTCTAAGGTACAGCCTTTTTTTCCATAGCCACGCTTGCCAGAGTATACCGTTACTCCTTTACTCATCTTTTCTGTCAGCAAAATCCTAATATCTTCGCTCTCTGGTGAAATGATGGTTAAGCCTGTGTATTCGTCTATCCCTTCAACAACAAAATCAACGGTTTTGGATGCAACAATATAAGTGAGAATAGCATAAAGTGCAATTTCAACGGTAAGAATATAAGCTCCGAATAGGAAGATAATTACATTGAAAATCAATATGATATCGCCCATACTTAAGCCCGTTTTCTTATTCAAATAGATGGCTAGCACTTCAGTCCCATCAATTACAGCACCACCTCTTACGGCGAATCCAATTCCAGCTCCTAAAAAGAATCCGCCAAAAACTGCAATTAATAATTTATCGGTAGTGACTACTGGATAGGGAATGAATTGCAAAGCCAGAGCCAATAAAATTATGGCTACGATGCTTTTCAACGCAAATTGTTTTCCCATTTGAGATAAGCCTAAATATAAAAAAGGGAGGTTGATAAGGACAATTAATATAGCTAAAGAGAATCCGGTTACTTCTCTTGTTAGCAGTGAGATTCCCATTACTCCACCATCGATAAAACCATTAGGTAATAGGAATCCTTTTAGACCAAATCCGGCAGATGCAATACCAATAAGTATCCAAAAACTATCACGTAAAAAGTGGTTAAAATCAACTTGAGCAATTTCTGCTTCGGACAAAAGTAACTTTTGTGAGATTCTTTCTTGATTTTTATCGTGACGTATTTTTAAACGCTTTAGAATAGCTTTCTTAATAATTTTAAGCATACAATTTGCTTTTCTGTAAAATTAATAAGAAATTGATAGAAAATGGATATAATTATAATTATAATCTTCTATATCTGAATAACTTCAAATAGAGTTCTATTCTCTTCGTAGGCTTCTAGCTTACGTTTTACTTTTTCTTTTGTCTCAGTATTAGCAAAAGAAACATTTAAAGCTTGAAGATTCATCTTATAAAGCTCTTTACAACTAAAATCTTGGTTTAGTAATAAGAAATATTCCTGAATTAAAGATGTTGAAAACATTGCAGGATCGTCGGAATTTACTGTGCAGTTTACACCTGCATCAAGTAATTGTCGAATGGGATGAGGATCTCCATTTTTAACTATTCCAAGAGCGTAATTGCTTGTTGGTGAAACCTCTAATGTAATTTTATTATCTATTAAATATTGAATCAACTTGGGGTCTTCTAAGCTTCTAACTCCATGTCCAATTCTTTCTGCACCAAGGTTTTTTATTGCTCCCCATACACTTTTGGCACCTTCTGTTTCTCCTGCATGAGCAACCACTCTTAGGCCATTAGCCTTCGCTTTTTTAAAAGCTTCTGTATATAATTCCGGAGGAAAACCTTGTTCCGGTCCACCAATTCCCAATCCAATAAATAAACCGCGTTTATAGCCTTCAGTTACAAAATCGACTACCGCCATTTGTGTATTTGGCAGTTCGCGGGAAATATCCGGAATGAAGTTGATTTTTATGCCGTATTTTTCAGAGCCCAAACGAATACCTTGCTCTATGGCATCTAAAATAGCATCGGTTTCAAATTTCTGAATGATAAATGAAGCACTGATAAAAGCT is drawn from Bacteroidales bacterium and contains these coding sequences:
- the add gene encoding adenosine deaminase; translation: MIFDKNNLPAKLKEQVKEMPKVELHIHLEGATHAETFYNLAQKNKVDFKVNSLEEWKSFFAFKDFSHFLEVYTKSVTALKTPEDYTFIITEFYKHQAEQNIVYSEAFISASFIIQKFETDAILDAIEQGIRLGSEKYGIKINFIPDISRELPNTQMAVVDFVTEGYKRGLFIGLGIGGPEQGFPPELYTEAFKKAKANGLRVVAHAGETEGAKSVWGAIKNLGAERIGHGVRSLEDPKLIQYLIDNKITLEVSPTSNYALGIVKNGDPHPIRQLLDAGVNCTVNSDDPAMFSTSLIQEYFLLLNQDFSCKELYKMNLQALNVSFANTETKEKVKRKLEAYEENRTLFEVIQI
- a CDS encoding aspartate/glutamate racemase family protein, which gives rise to MKTIGLLGGMSWESSAVYYQLINEKVRETLGGTYSAKSVMYSVEFHEMETLQHAEDWNKLTEIMIDAAQKVEKAGADFLIICTNTMHKMVPEIKEKISIPILHIADATAEKIKEKGIKKIGLLGTNFTMTQDFYKGRLEEEHWLKVITPNETDRQIIHDIIYNELILGNIKDESRKKYQDIIKKLKDQGAEGVILGCTEIPLLIKQKDSPIPIFDTTKIHAEKAVEFALN
- a CDS encoding DUF1028 domain-containing protein, which produces MRQIILFISIYFISFLSLNAQTYKSTEPFAHTFSIVARDTATGEMAVGVQSHWFSVGTLVSWGKSGVGVVATQSFINPAFGPKGLKLMENGISAKEALNQLIESDEGRDFRQLALLDVNGSVFSYTGTKCVQSAHHIVGNNFAVQANMMLNDKVVPAMEKAFLENAHLPLAERVVKVLMAAQEAGGDIRGRQSAALLVVGPEKVPEWQDKKVDLRVDDNPYPLIELNRLLIVHRAYEHMNKGDLAVEHGDMTLALKEYAAAEEMQANNFEMKYWKAVTMANNGMIENALPIFKIVFANNANWREMTKRLPVSGLLKVSETELQTIINQ
- a CDS encoding YitT family protein, with amino-acid sequence MLKIIKKAILKRLKIRHDKNQERISQKLLLSEAEIAQVDFNHFLRDSFWILIGIASAGFGLKGFLLPNGFIDGGVMGISLLTREVTGFSLAILIVLINLPFLYLGLSQMGKQFALKSIVAIILLALALQFIPYPVVTTDKLLIAVFGGFFLGAGIGFAVRGGAVIDGTEVLAIYLNKKTGLSMGDIILIFNVIIFLFGAYILTVEIALYAILTYIVASKTVDFVVEGIDEYTGLTIISPESEDIRILLTEKMSKGVTVYSGKRGYGKKGCTLEQTDIIYTVVTRLEIAELEREIDKIDPGAFIIYSSINATKGGYVKKRRLDH